The following are encoded in a window of Rosa chinensis cultivar Old Blush chromosome 4, RchiOBHm-V2, whole genome shotgun sequence genomic DNA:
- the LOC112198471 gene encoding clavaminate synthase-like protein At3g21360: protein MEHFSKDFSIGACEGQKVLDGETLPLVLQPPEPTRNDVESLVLTLKKNKDWFEQMLIKNSAILLRGFNVQNAVEFNDIVEALGWDDIRYVGPAPRTHVHKRVWTANEGPLSEFIYYHHEMVLIKEYPKQVILFCETPPPEGGQTPFVPSFRVTERMLEEFPEAVEEMEANGLKYTFTAPSKNSTGSMRGRGWEDAFATSDRAEAEKRANALGMDVEWLADGSMKTILGPRSVTKVFEGRKGRRMWFNTVVGMHGKEHSSAFMADGTEIPDNVVNRCQEIIEEESIQFKWEKGDVLFLDNLALLHGRRPSAAPRRVLVATCK, encoded by the exons atggaacacTTCAGCAAGGACTTCAGCATAGGCGCATGCGAAGGCCAGAAGGTTCTGGATGGAGAGACCTTGCCACTGGTGCTGCAACCTCCGGAGCCAACCAGGAATGATGTGGAGTCGCTTGTGTTGACTCTCAAGAAGAACAAGGACTGGTTTGAGCAGATGCTTATCAAGAACAGTGCAATCCTGCTTAGAGGTTTCAATGTACAGAATGCAGTGGAGTTCAATGACATTGTGGAAGCTTTAGGGTGGGATGATATTCGTTACGTTGGGCCTGCTCCTCGAACGCATGTGCACAAGCGTGTCTGGACTGCCAATGAAGGACCTCTATCTGAGTTCATATACTATCACCATGAGATGGTGCTG ATTAAGGAGTACCCCAAGCAAGTCATCCTATTCTGTGAGACACCACCACCAGAAGGAGGACAAACACCTTTTGTTCCAAGCTTCCGAGTGACCGAAAGGATGCTCGAGGAGTTCCCAGAAGCTGTAGAAGAAATGGAGGCAAATGGCTTGAAGTACACCTTCACAGCTCCTAGCAAGAACAGCACTGGTTCAATGAGAGGTAGGGGCTGGGAGGATGCTTTTGCAACATCAGATCGAGCCGAAGCTGAGAAGAG GGCTAATGCTTTAGGCATGGATGTCGAGTGGCTAGCAGATGGCTCGATGAAGACGATATTGGGTCCAAGATCAGTGACAAAGGTGTttgaaggaagaaaaggaaggaGAATGTGGTTCAACACGGTTGTGGGAATGCATGGGAAGGAGCATAGTTCTGCTTTCATGGCCGACGGAACGGAGATTCCGGACAATGTGGTGAATAGATGTCAAGAGATTATTGAAGAAGAAAGTATCCAGTTCAAGTGGGAGAAGGGTGATGTGCTCTTCCTTGATAACTTGGCTTTGCTCCATGGAAGGAGGCCTTCTGCTGCTCCCAGAAGAGTCTTGGTAGCTACTTGCAAGTAG
- the LOC112197454 gene encoding protein decapping 5 isoform X2, producing MASESATRSSSAADSYIGSLISLTSKSEIRYEGVLYNINTEESSIGLRNVRSFGTEGRKKDGPQIPPGDKVYEYILFRGSDIKDLQVKSSPPVQPTPPINNDPAIIQSHYSRPALTTSSLPSPASGPLTDINPHTAQMGLPGSNFQGTLPLYQPGGNLGSWGVPPPPNANGGGLAMPMYWQGYYGPPNGLPHLHQQSLLRPPPGLSMPSPMQQPLQYPNFSASLPTGPSNFPEGPSPLLSAASGSSPSLTSASLAPPIGLILPTTLPPVPSTTLASEILSSSMPNKAPSGSPSVATLGASLPPLSSLTSSSPDISTVAPSISNKTSIVSGPALPYQSVSQSPSSVAGASNSVRMETLVPSLVTPDQLLQSGSATGPSAQSLQAAHKDVEVVQVSSSTSPEPPVPVSAEPQPPILPLPPPARAGQKTNGAPFQARQGYTYRGRERGRGNGSSRPVTKFTEEFDFTAMNEKFNKDEVWGHLGKSSKPSKDKEDGNDSEEEYIEDEDDVELPKFDVKPVYNKDDFFDTISSNSFNNEQNGRTRYSEQIKIDTETFGTFSRYRGGRGGRGPGRGGRGRGGYYGRDYGRDYGRGYGYVGRGRGRGMSSQGPQ from the exons atgGCTTCCGAGAGCGCTACGAGATCGAGCTCAGCGGCCGATTCGTACATAGGGAGCTTGATTAGTTTGACTTCCAAGAGTGAGATCAGATACGAAGGCGTGCTCTACAACATCAACACCGAAGAGTCCAGTATTGGACTCCGCAACG TACGGTCTTTTGGAACCGAAGGAAGGAAAAAGGATGGGCCACAAATCCCGCCGGGGGATAAAGTTTATGAGTACATACTCTTCCGTGGGAGTGATATCAAG GATTTACAGGTTAAATCTTCTCCACCAGTTCAGCCTACACCACCTATAAACAATGATCCAGCTATTATTCAG TCTCACTATTCCCGCCCAGCTCTGACAACATCGAGCTTGCCTTCTCCTGCTAGTGGGCCTTTGACAGATATTAATCCCCATACTGCACAGATGGGACTACCTGGTTCAAATTTCCAAGGCACTTTACCTTTATATCAACCTGGAGGAAATTTAGGGTCATGGGGCGTTCCACCTCCTCCAAATGCAAATGGCGGAGGCCTTGCTATGCCAATGTACTGGCAAGGATATTACGGCCCTCCAAATGGCCTTCCTCATTTACACCAGCAATCTTTGCTTCGTCCACCACCCGGTCTATCAATGCCTTCTCCAATGCAGCAGCCATTGCAATATCCCAATTTTAGTGCCTCCTTGCCCACTGGACCTTCTAACTTTCCTGAAGGTCCATCACCTCTACTTTCGGCTGCTAGTGGTAGTTCTCCTAGTTTGACCTCTGCTTCTTTAGCACCGCCAATTGGCCTGATTTTGCCAACAACTCTACCTCCGGTACCTTCCACCACACTAGCTTCTGAAATATTGTCAAGTTCAATGCCTAACAAGGCACCAAGTGGTTCCCCTTCTGTAGCCACACTTGGTGCAAGCTTGCCACCACTTTCTTCTCTGACCAGTTCAAGCCCAGATATAAGTACTGTTGCACCATCTATCTCTAACAAGACTTCTATAGTTTCTGGCCCAGCCTTGCCCTATCAAAGCGTATCTCAATCTCCTTCCTCTGTTGCTGGGGCATCCAATTCCGTACGCATGGAAACACTGGTTCCTTCTTTGGTAACCCCAGATCAGCTCTTGCAGTCTGGATCTGCTACAGGCCCCTCAGCTCAATCGTTGCAAGCAGCTCATAAGGATGTGGAGGTTGTTCAAGTTTCGTCATCAACCTCACCAGAGCCGCCAGTCCCAGTATCAGCAGAACCTCAGCCACCAATATTGCCATTACCACCACCTGCACGGGCAGGTCAAAAG ACAAATGGAGCTCCATTCCAAGCTCGCCAGGGATATACTTATAGGGGGCGTGAGCGAGGCAGGGGAAATGGG AGTTCACGTCCTGTAACAAAATTCACTGAAGAATTTGATTTCACGGCAATGAATGAGAAGTTCAATAAGGATGAGGTTTGGGGCCATCTTGGTAAGAGTAGCAAACCTTCTAAGGACAAAGAGGATGGAAATGACAGTGAAGAAGAATATAtcgaagatgaagatgatgtggAGTTGCCAAAGTTTGATGTCAAG CCTGTCTACAATAAGGATGATTTCTTTGACACCATTTCCTCCAATTCTTTCAATAATGAACAGAATGGAAGGACTCGGTACTCTGAGCAAATAAAGATAGATACAGAG ACTTTTGGAACATTTTCAAGGTATCGGGGTGGTCGAGGTGGCCGTGGTCCTGGACGTGGTGGCCGGGGCCGTGGGGGTTACTATGGAAGGGACTATGGTAGGGATTATGGAAGGGGATATGGCTATGTTGGAAGGGGCCGTGGCCGAGGGATGTCTAGTCAAGGCCCTCAGTAA
- the LOC112197454 gene encoding protein decapping 5 isoform X1 — protein sequence MASESATRSSSAADSYIGSLISLTSKSEIRYEGVLYNINTEESSIGLRNVRSFGTEGRKKDGPQIPPGDKVYEYILFRGSDIKDLQVKSSPPVQPTPPINNDPAIIQSHYSRPALTTSSLPSPASGPLTDINPHTAQMGLPGSNFQGTLPLYQPGGNLGSWGVPPPPNANGGGLAMPMYWQGYYGPPNGLPHLHQQSLLRPPPGLSMPSPMQQPLQYPNFSASLPTGPSNFPEGPSPLLSAASGSSPSLTSASLAPPIGLILPTTLPPVPSTTLASEILSSSMPNKAPSGSPSVATLGASLPPLSSLTSSSPDISTVAPSISNKTSIVSGPALPYQSVSQSPSSVAGASNSVRMETLVPSLVTPDQLLQSGSATGPSAQSLQAAHKDVEVVQVSSSTSPEPPVPVSAEPQPPILPLPPPARAGQKTNGAPFQARQGYTYRGRERGRGNGFGVQSSRPVTKFTEEFDFTAMNEKFNKDEVWGHLGKSSKPSKDKEDGNDSEEEYIEDEDDVELPKFDVKPVYNKDDFFDTISSNSFNNEQNGRTRYSEQIKIDTETFGTFSRYRGGRGGRGPGRGGRGRGGYYGRDYGRDYGRGYGYVGRGRGRGMSSQGPQ from the exons atgGCTTCCGAGAGCGCTACGAGATCGAGCTCAGCGGCCGATTCGTACATAGGGAGCTTGATTAGTTTGACTTCCAAGAGTGAGATCAGATACGAAGGCGTGCTCTACAACATCAACACCGAAGAGTCCAGTATTGGACTCCGCAACG TACGGTCTTTTGGAACCGAAGGAAGGAAAAAGGATGGGCCACAAATCCCGCCGGGGGATAAAGTTTATGAGTACATACTCTTCCGTGGGAGTGATATCAAG GATTTACAGGTTAAATCTTCTCCACCAGTTCAGCCTACACCACCTATAAACAATGATCCAGCTATTATTCAG TCTCACTATTCCCGCCCAGCTCTGACAACATCGAGCTTGCCTTCTCCTGCTAGTGGGCCTTTGACAGATATTAATCCCCATACTGCACAGATGGGACTACCTGGTTCAAATTTCCAAGGCACTTTACCTTTATATCAACCTGGAGGAAATTTAGGGTCATGGGGCGTTCCACCTCCTCCAAATGCAAATGGCGGAGGCCTTGCTATGCCAATGTACTGGCAAGGATATTACGGCCCTCCAAATGGCCTTCCTCATTTACACCAGCAATCTTTGCTTCGTCCACCACCCGGTCTATCAATGCCTTCTCCAATGCAGCAGCCATTGCAATATCCCAATTTTAGTGCCTCCTTGCCCACTGGACCTTCTAACTTTCCTGAAGGTCCATCACCTCTACTTTCGGCTGCTAGTGGTAGTTCTCCTAGTTTGACCTCTGCTTCTTTAGCACCGCCAATTGGCCTGATTTTGCCAACAACTCTACCTCCGGTACCTTCCACCACACTAGCTTCTGAAATATTGTCAAGTTCAATGCCTAACAAGGCACCAAGTGGTTCCCCTTCTGTAGCCACACTTGGTGCAAGCTTGCCACCACTTTCTTCTCTGACCAGTTCAAGCCCAGATATAAGTACTGTTGCACCATCTATCTCTAACAAGACTTCTATAGTTTCTGGCCCAGCCTTGCCCTATCAAAGCGTATCTCAATCTCCTTCCTCTGTTGCTGGGGCATCCAATTCCGTACGCATGGAAACACTGGTTCCTTCTTTGGTAACCCCAGATCAGCTCTTGCAGTCTGGATCTGCTACAGGCCCCTCAGCTCAATCGTTGCAAGCAGCTCATAAGGATGTGGAGGTTGTTCAAGTTTCGTCATCAACCTCACCAGAGCCGCCAGTCCCAGTATCAGCAGAACCTCAGCCACCAATATTGCCATTACCACCACCTGCACGGGCAGGTCAAAAG ACAAATGGAGCTCCATTCCAAGCTCGCCAGGGATATACTTATAGGGGGCGTGAGCGAGGCAGGGGAAATGGG TTTGGTGTGCAGAGTTCACGTCCTGTAACAAAATTCACTGAAGAATTTGATTTCACGGCAATGAATGAGAAGTTCAATAAGGATGAGGTTTGGGGCCATCTTGGTAAGAGTAGCAAACCTTCTAAGGACAAAGAGGATGGAAATGACAGTGAAGAAGAATATAtcgaagatgaagatgatgtggAGTTGCCAAAGTTTGATGTCAAG CCTGTCTACAATAAGGATGATTTCTTTGACACCATTTCCTCCAATTCTTTCAATAATGAACAGAATGGAAGGACTCGGTACTCTGAGCAAATAAAGATAGATACAGAG ACTTTTGGAACATTTTCAAGGTATCGGGGTGGTCGAGGTGGCCGTGGTCCTGGACGTGGTGGCCGGGGCCGTGGGGGTTACTATGGAAGGGACTATGGTAGGGATTATGGAAGGGGATATGGCTATGTTGGAAGGGGCCGTGGCCGAGGGATGTCTAGTCAAGGCCCTCAGTAA